In Phaeobacter gallaeciensis DSM 26640, a genomic segment contains:
- the fabA gene encoding bifunctional 3-hydroxydecanoyl-ACP dehydratase/trans-2-decenoyl-ACP isomerase: MADYPSSFDKDDLLKCARGELFGPGNAQLPAPPMLMMDRITDVSADGGAHGKGHITAEFDITPELWFFDCHFPGNPIMPGCLGLDGLWQLTGFNLGWRGWQGRGYALGVGEVKLTGMVRPDRKLLTYKIDFTKAIQTRRLTMGVADGIVEADGEVIYQVKDMKVALSES; encoded by the coding sequence ATGGCCGATTACCCCAGCAGCTTTGACAAAGACGATTTGCTAAAATGCGCCAGAGGCGAGCTGTTTGGCCCCGGCAATGCGCAGCTGCCCGCCCCTCCCATGCTAATGATGGATCGCATCACCGATGTGTCCGCAGATGGCGGCGCCCATGGCAAAGGTCACATTACAGCCGAGTTCGACATCACCCCTGAGCTGTGGTTCTTCGACTGCCACTTTCCCGGCAACCCGATCATGCCCGGCTGTCTTGGTCTTGATGGCCTCTGGCAGCTGACCGGCTTTAACCTCGGTTGGCGCGGCTGGCAGGGGCGTGGCTATGCATTGGGTGTTGGTGAGGTCAAATTGACCGGCATGGTGCGCCCGGATCGCAAGCTACTGACCTACAAGATCGACTTCACCAAGGCGATCCAGACCCGCCGCCTGACCATGGGTGTTGCCGATGGGATCGTCGAGGCAGATGGCGAAGTCATCTACCAGGTCAAAGACATGAAGGTGGCCCTGTCCGAGAGCTGA